One genomic region from Leifsonia poae encodes:
- a CDS encoding DUF1304 domain-containing protein, with amino-acid sequence MIVLATVMVTLAAALHIGIFLMESVGWARPAVWKRFGVASQEAADTVRPMAYNQGFYNLFLAIGAIVGLILFGVGMHGPGLALILFTMASMVAAAVVLVTTGRGYLRPALVQGILPLIGFVLMLLA; translated from the coding sequence ATGATCGTCCTCGCGACCGTGATGGTCACCCTGGCAGCGGCCCTGCACATCGGGATCTTCCTGATGGAGAGTGTCGGCTGGGCCCGGCCCGCCGTCTGGAAACGGTTCGGCGTCGCCAGCCAGGAGGCCGCCGACACGGTTCGACCCATGGCGTACAACCAGGGCTTCTACAACCTCTTCCTCGCGATCGGCGCCATCGTCGGGCTGATCCTGTTCGGGGTCGGGATGCACGGGCCCGGGCTCGCGCTCATCCTGTTCACGATGGCGAGCATGGTCGCCGCCGCCGTGGTGCTCGTGACGACCGGGCGCGGCTACCTCCGGCCGGCGCTGGTGCAGGGAATCCTGCCTCTCATCGGCTTCGTGCTGATGCTCCTCGCCTGA